The Gossypium arboreum isolate Shixiya-1 chromosome 2, ASM2569848v2, whole genome shotgun sequence region ataatttttataatttaaaaattacctCTAGAATGAATTTGGATAATGGATATACAGCTTTAAATGAACCTAGATATTTTATTTGTGCGATTCATtctaaacttaaattttaagtaatttttatttttaaaatttttatttctaattttctaatttttatattgtttacaagttcttaatataatttttttataatttaaaagttATGTCTTGAATGATTTTGAACAAATGAACATCATGATGATTGTTTCATTGGCCATTAAATTAGCAAAACAACGGTTAATGATAGAAATTATTTATCAAATAGCTTAATTAGTATTGTTTCATTGGCCATTAAATGACTATATTAGCAAAACAACGGTTAATGATAGAAATTATTTATCAAATAgcttaattagtgaattttagtATTTGAGAGTTTAATTTGGTGCATTTTTCGAGAAGGAGCTTAATTGATTTCTTTTGGATAAGTACaagattttttttactttttaaaccTAAAATATTTTAGGGTTTGTTAAATTGAAAATTGGAGTATGAAAAagtaaattttgaatttaagtTATAATATTTGTTTGATATGTTAATTTAAATCATTTAtgaaatataattatattgtttgataaatataaatgttaaattatcacacattttatctttatttttataaaacattttacaatattcaaaaacaaaatcaaattttaaaagaaaaagtaTTTAAAGGGTAACGAATGTTAAAAGAAGTAAGATAAAGTAAACTAGTCTTTATTTAAGtgctttttataaaaaaattattaagtttttttattatgaaatatcatatgtgttttcaaaattaaatctttaaaaatattattttttttctaaCAACTAAACAAAGGTTAAGATAATTAAAAGATGCTTAATTATTacgattttatttaaataaatttttatatttttattgcattaaaataaaattctaatcTTTAAATTGCataatgtttttaattataaCTAAACAATCtagtaaattttcattttaaataataataaaaaatttatgtaaaaaattaaaattaattttataataccTTAAGGAAAGATTAGCAGAAGCCCAgatcataaaatttaatttttaaaagttaaaaaattataaggatttgtatttaataaaattatgcaATGCATTAAGAATGTAAAAGTGAAGCAGATCTGTTAGATTAAAAAAAACTTTATTATATTTAATGCAGTGTATAATACTTTTTGAGGAGAGGCAGATGTAGTAAGACTTgcgaaaataaatttaaatagcaAATGATAAGATTTCAGTAGACACAAATAGATACGTTGGAAAGATACGGGTAGCagtgaaaaaaatgaaagaagTGGGCAAGCTGGGAGATTTCAAATCCAAACACAAAAAGGATACAAAACAAAACCTCCTCAAAAGACAAAAAGCAAACATGAAAAGAGAAAGGGGTGGACGGATGGCCCTCCAGAATTTCTTGACTTTTATGACCCCCCACACACCCCAAAAATATATGTCACGCCATGAGCTCAGGTATTTGCTTAAAGAAAATGACAGTGCGACTATAAGGGTCGTTGAAGATAATGGCTCCACACCCACATCCTCTTAAACAATCTTCAATCACTCCCTTTCCTCTTCTTTTCCCTTCCAcccaattttcttccccaaacaATATGGTTCATTCTCATCTCAGTTTGGCCGATCACATTGGGAGGAGATTGAATGACAGTTGTGGTTATGCCATGAACCATGTGCAAAACACAACTCAAAATTATGCCAATTATATGAGTTTGAACACCATGGAAGGGACGGAATATGACTCTGGAGCTTCCACTCCTCCTCTATGGAGAAATAGTCCTTCCAGGAGCCCTCCGCATCGACCCAACATCGATTATCGATGCCTATCCCCATCGTCCAAAGCTGAAGCTATTGCCAGAGGTCAAAGGGAGCTTATGGAAATGGTTAGTAAAATGCCCGAGGCTTGTTATGAACTCTCCTTGAGAGATCTTGTGGAGCATCAGCCCCTGGCTGTTGAATCCAAACAAGAGAGTTTTGCTGAAAGGAGAGGTCTGATCAACGGAGAGAACAAGAAGAAGAAGCAAAAGAATCCGAAACCCCAAATTAAGAGAAGTGGAAGCTTAGATAATGGTGGGTTTCTTCTGAAAATGGTGTTTCCAATTTCCTTGGGGACTAACaaaaagaagaacaagaagaagAATGATTGTGATGCGAATAAGAATTGCAAACTTTCTCCAAAGCCAACGGTTTTAGATGCATCTGGTAAGAGTGTAGATAAAGAGTGGTGGAAAAAGAGATCAGGGTCGAATGAGAGTGAGAGTGGTGGATCCACAATAAACAGTGGAAGTACCAGAAGCATCCGTAGTAGCAGCACCAGTAGCAGCAGCAGCAGCTGCAGGAGCATCAGCAATAGCAGTCGCAGGTATCTAGTCTTGGGTTTTCTCAGATACAGATTAAGTTTCCAAGTTAAATTTATTGGATTTTAGGGGAAGATATAGGAGTtttcaagtaaaaaaaaaaaaaagaaagaaaagtgggGTTACTGGCTTGCTGCGTATTTAACTGATATTGTCACCTTAATTCTTAAGAAATATTTTTGAGCTGAAACATTTTGTTCTTGTGTGAATGCAGCCATAAGAGAGGAGGTTGCTTGGCTtttattctggctaggaaagccAAATCATCTCGGTGAAAGGGGCAGCTTTCAGCCAACTTTGGAAATGTAGTTCAATGTGGATACAGCAGAGATATTGTACGATATTCAGAGATTATAACTTTGCTTTTTCTTTACTtactttttttttgggggttccTTCCTGCTTAAATTTGAACATGAATCATGTTTTTTGCCATCAGAGATGCTGAGCCTGAGGTCTGTTTTCCATTTTGATTATTCCTTTATCATTTAACTTCACCTTGCGTTCACGAAATAACTTGATAAGCTAGGCCAGTATTCAGAACAAACATATGTTTGAATCAgttatatgtaatatatatatttagaagaTTACATCTTATTAATATGTAAATTTGTgtcaattataataaaacaaatatttaaaaaaaaaattaaagttttgCAAATTGCCCAATTTCGAGTAAAGTTATTAGGCCCCCTTCTTCAAATCAATGGAATTGTTCagcttattttcttttcttttaagttGATCCCAAATTATTCTTTTAAGTTGATCCCAAATTACTCTAAGCAGTTCCTAAAACCTTCTAATCGAGTTCTTAATAATATAGACTTAATTCTAACTTACATCCcacaaattattttaaattgattttaaatttcCAAACATTCTAATTATATCATCaaattattaatgttatatcAAATCTTACCTATTAAATGGCATATCAAATCTTATATAGctaaatgtaaaataaaaattaaaaaaatagaattttatcacgtaactttaaaaataaaaattaaaaataaagtaaagttcaaaaataataaagaatGAACCATAAAGGTTTTGAAAAAGCTTTGACaactttatgatttttaaaacatctatttttcttaaaattttattttaaattaattgtatAAGATCCGATATGTCATTTAACagcttaaattaaaaattttaataatgaaaAGACATAATTGATAAAACCTCAATAGTTTGAAAAAGtaactaaaataatttaaaatttagagaCCAATATAAAATTATGGTCATATTTTGGTACAATTGACTCTAACTATATGGTATTTAAAACTAATAATTACTTGGTtgctttttaatatatatatttttaaaaatttcaacattCACATGCCTAAGAGTGTTATTGAGTTGAACATAACTCGTATAGTGATAAGTTCGAGCTCAAGCTTGATTTAAAATTTGAAGCTCAAAACTCGGttcaagctcgatcgacaagctTGATTCAATATACAATCGAACTACTCAAATTTGATTATGTTCGCTCATATTTAAGCTTCAACTCAACTTCGAGCTCAAACCAAGTATCTTttacatataaattttatattaattaaaaataattatttgtttttAACATGACAAAATAATAACAATGAATCTTACTTTTCAATAAACAAACCCAAATacttcaaaatataaaaatgaaaatctaAATAAATACAACAAAATTAGTCCATCAAACGGGTCTAATCAAATATAATATTAACCCCTCgaattatgtaaaattaaaacATAAGAATATCGAAATGCTACTCAATACCCCAAGAATGATGTAATTAATGCTCATAATTTCTCCatcaaatctaaaataaaaacttCCAAAAATCTAATGATAAAATTGAAAGAGTAGTTCAAAACTACAAGCTAAACAAAGTAAATAACAAAGGCTGATTATAAAATGCATAATCACTTAATGGAACTAATTAACATTACAGCCTGCCACAACCACAAACTATTAGTCATGATATTAAACTGATATGTATTAAATTTCCGACCATGGCTTTGCCTAATCaataacttaaaagaaaatataatagtCGAAGTATGGGTTTCAAAAAGGTTTGCCTGACATTTTGTCAAGAGGACATTGTTGTTTTTTACGGAGATCCTTTTCAAGTACCCTCCTACGTGAAAATTTAATATGATCTGTTGGAGATGGGAGTTGTATTAACTGCTGGTAAGATCTTTGGATTCCGATTTATGACCCTTGTTAAACGAATATCTTTCATTTCTAATCTTAAGCTCCGTTTGTTTACCTGTAAAGCTTTTCCATAAAAGTTTTTTAGCATttttctatgtttgtttggctAAAAATGATTTTCTACTGTAAAGCATTTTACAAAACACAAGAAAAGGAGGTCTTTTTTGGGGAAAATGTCTTACCCTTTTTATTTCGGTAAGACATTTTCTAAAGTTTTTCCTCTTCACATCCTAGTATCAGAACTTGCTAAACGCTCTCTCCTTCTCCTTCCCCTTCCATTCATTGGATCCCTGACCTAGGATTCATCTCTGTATAAAAACAACCAGCAGTAGTTTCGTTGACAAAAAGAAAAAGGCCCTAGCCATTTCTAGTCTTTTCAGAAATGAAACTCTCAACAATTTGGTGattttttctcttcaatttttttgTCTATTTCTCTTTAGCGATTTGCCACTCGAGTGAAATTAGTCAATTCAAGTTCGAAACTCAATTGTCAAAATGGACAGTAAGACAATTAACTATGGTAAATAATGAGAAATTGAGAACTGTTTTGAAATTATATTATTTGTTTGCTTACTTCTTAGTAAAATGTaataacatttttattttcaaatattcattttttCCTTTGTTTGTTCCCTgataataattaaaaagaaaccTTTTTGAATCAATGTGAGATTAAAGtaggtagttttaattaattccTAATCTTCAATAGATCTATTAAGTTGGCAATTCAGTTTGTTTGTATAttcttttaaatgaattttattttttgtggAATTGATTAGGTGGGATCCAGACCAGGTTCAATTTGTGATGGAGTTAATGATTTTGTGTTTGAATTGGGCCTTCTGATGTGTTTGATTTTATGAGTATTTGATTTTGAACCACTTCTCTTTATTAGATTGTCTATTTTATACTGCAACGTTGGAATGGATGTTAGCAAAGATAGGTGATTTGTGGTCAcctttaattttgtaaaatggaTGAAATGGCTAATTCTTTGTTTGGTAGGATTACTTATTTTTATCCTCTGCTTTGCGTTTCTTGATTCATGATGAATAGTGCTGTATGCATTACTTGATTGTATTTTGTTAATCTCCCATGCATGAGAAATAGACATTGAGGAGCTAATTCTTTATGTGCTCCTTCATGCACAAAAAATAAGGAAGGGGAAATACTTATGGAATGCTTTTAAAACTGTTAGGACAAAAGAAAATTCAAGTAGGTTACAAGGTTAAGATCATGGTTTGATTTTATAAGACAGATACTGATTTCACTTTGAGTTTGAGGTCTCTGGCTTTATCAGATTCCAACTCCAATATTTGGTATTCAATCAGCAGAATTAGGAAATGGTTAAAAGGTTAGTCTTGTTATTTTCTTTTAGAACGATCGAATGTTTGGAAAGAATGAGATGAATGGGATTTATGGTCTCTTTTTCTGTTGCCTAGGTATGTGAAGAGAATATCATGTTGTAGTGTGTAGAAGGATTGAAGCATTTATTTGCTTCACTGCTGCAATGATGTGATAATGATTTGTACAAGCAATCAAGAGCTCTTGTTGATCTTGAACTTCTTACAAGAGAGACCGTTTGTATGTtatcattttttcttttctttttaaatatttttctatattGTTTATGTGATAAATTCAATGCTTTTGCTTGATTTAACAATTTTTTAGTCTTTGCTTGTGCTATTTTTCTCATCTTAATGCAGTTAGTGTAAGTGAAATAGAAGCACTTTATGAGCTTTTCAAGAATATAAGCAATGTTGTTATAGATGATGGGCTGATCAACAAGGTCTTTATTTTTCATAGTTcccattttcttatataattgatATCTTTTGTTATGTTTGTCAAGTGTTTTGGCTTGATGATGACTCCTCGTCTTGAGTTGGTTCTTTCCCTCTCATCTTTGTAGtatttaagttttatttatattaCTCTTTGATAGGAGGAGTTCCAATTGGCATTATTCAAAACAAACAGAAAAGAGAGTTTATTTGCTGATCTGGTAATTTTATCTAATGTTAATTAATAATGTCTCCACCCTTGAAAGAATAATTCTTGTTAGCATAACATTGCTTGAGTCACTGTCAATATATTTCTAATTTCACTGCGGATATTTGACTTGTTTGATACAAAGCATAATGGAATTCTAGGTTTCGAGTCTTCCATCCAAATGCGCCCATTGATGATAAGAATGATTGTATGTGTTAAATATTTTAGTTATCTGTATACTTTGTCTCTCTGTTTACCTCTCTTGCTGTAAATCATAATCATGTTAACATAGTAGTTGGATGTAAATGACTGGTATGGAAATGAAATTATGGACTTTTGTGCATAGACGATGTGTCTAAACTACGTATCATTGTGTTACATATTCTTGTGTAATCTATTTTCTTAAACTAGGGAATTTCTTTTTGTAagttattttttttctctttgaatCCTTTTCTTTGGCACTGGCTCTTAATGTTTAATTgatgtatttatatataaataaatcattgcgtaaaatataaatttaatagatataaaataaactcaattaaataatGAGAAGACAATAaattcttaaatgtatgtttgtttcatttaaaacagtttttataaaatatttttagaaaacctGTCAaataacagaaaatattttacacagattcatccaaacaacagaaaatattaacttttccagaaaagtaagccattttccagaaatcattttccagaaaccATTTTCAATCAAACAAACAGACCCAGACCCTTAATATCGACTGGCCTCTTAGTGACATGGTCAAAGATGATGGTTTGTGGAATTTGGAGTTGTTTCATCTTTGGGTTTCTAATGAGGTCATTAGTAGGATTGTAGGCATCCCACCGCCTCATCCATCTTCTGGACCTGATAATATTACTTGGAAAGGTATTACGACTGGTTCCTTTTCTCTCAAGAGTGTTTATGATAAGCTAAGGGAAGGTGCTTTGAATTTAAATGAGCCAATTTGGCAGCTTCCGTGGAAGTTTCAAGGACCGCAATGCGTTAGATTCTTCATTGGGCTCGCCCTTAAACAATGCTTACTCAGGAATGCAGAAAGGGTAAGGAGAGGAGTTGGTAATGATAGTGCATGTGGTCTTTGTGGCCATGATACCGAAGAGGTTTTACATGTCCTAAGAGATTGTCCCACGGCTAGAGATATTTGGAACAAGCTCATTCCAATAGGAAGGTTACCTAGCTTCTACTCTGAATCATTATTTGAATAGATGACGAAAAATCTTCAAGACAATTAGTATCCCAGTTTGGGTAGGACAGATTAGCTGTGTCTATTTGGAATTATTTCTTGGCGTATTTGGAAGAACCACAACATGTTCATGTTCCAAGGTATCTCTTAGAGCACAgatgatgtgacagcccaaaatggaccctagtcggaatgtggtttcgggaccgtaaaaccgaggcataaaaataatttaatgctcattttgatgcttatgatatgtgttaattcgtgtgtgacatttttgatgtttgatttagagttataaatgtgaatttcactagaaaggacctagtagaaaactttgaaagtatgatggggaaatgtgtgatgactaattaaagcatgcatgcaaaacaatggccttgcatgtcaaatatccctcttttataggaggtggccggccatgacaaggagtatgggctaaacatgtcatgaaacatgttttgttggtgcattagggagaaacaataaacaaataagtatgggtaataaagaaagaaaaaaaatgtgtgtgagtgaaccccccattgccgtgcattgaagaaaagaaaagaaaaaattttgctcatccatttcattctctcttgaccgaaaataccaaagaggaaggaaggaatttttacttcatgtttggtttggaagggattaggaagagatttggctatacttgcatcaagattaaggtatgtttgaggttgtgccatgagattcatgcatgttttagttgctagcttgatgttcttattagcccatggttcaaatctttgttatatcatggggatggtatttggccaaggtggattttgtgttaatgccattgcatgttaaatatgaagcttgctaatggtatatgtgatggtggattgatggctcttggactttctttttagtattttgagtaagacattaagttctttgcttaatcatgaccaaaattatggtgttgtgatgtattcggtcatggtatatccataagtatgattcatgcatgttgcatggtaggtaagatttgagctttggatatgtgtttatatttggatataaacaacttgagattctaccttgcacctacatgaatatgtgtttgcacatgatgaattggtatgacatatatactattttaaggtgtatatttgcttgtgatgatgtttcggttatgttgtaacaccccgaacccgtgaccgtcgccggtgtcggacacgaggggttaatgggccaaatcttctcaaggtaccaaccaatttggcatttccagacaggctggaaaactgcatcactgtcgccataaaaatcatatctcgagtttcgaaactcagaaactgattccgtaaattttctacgaatttagactcatatatatatccatggatttatttctagaatttttggttgggccaattggtacagtttattagttaaagtcaccaatgttacagaagtcgactacactgacctttgcgcgttaaaacttgaatatctctctgtacagggctttaatactggtaccgtttctttctaatgaaactagacccaaaatggaatctgcacatataaggcatgacttctaattatttctggataatttatagtaaattttcaaagtcacgacaggggacccagaaaccgttctggccctgtctcacgagaactttaatatctctcaatatactactaatatggtcgtttcgttccatccatattaaactagattcatcaaggttcaatttcataatttattcactatttaattctacttctactatttttagtgatttttcaatctcacctcactgctgctgtccgcaacagttactgcagtagactatgccaatttcatgaatctttccttggccttaatcatccatcaaacatgacacaaattatggccaccttatcaaaattaaagtttctaagactcgtggctataggttctagcatcccactcgacgaccacataggccattttcacatggcttaaagtttacaacccacagttcaacaaaatataatagcctatacatgccaaatgttcttcaacaacgaagacaataccaaaatatttcagccggtgtgatgacttcaacgacggtttcgagcacgcaacaatacgagtccaagagacctaaaatgggtgacaagaaaacaccgagtgagtttataactcagtaagtcataagcactttacaattatccattagctaaattcatcacaaagtgaaacaatgaaacaaggctaggtacttcatccatatcggaactataccataattcctcgaacctttcggttcaatctcataccaagccatacatccacatttcatatttatacgataagatatttgaggcattttcacacactaactcattttcaccacaatcacacaattgcaatcatcacatagatttaaagcttaccaagctcaaccccgagcatgaacatattgcctattcgtcatgagctcaaggtacttacccgattcgctgtccggattaactcgataatgtcgcacactcagtgccaattgtaatacaagagcatatagtgaatccgcacacttagtgctatatattttcagctcgcacacttagtgctatagaatcaaactcgcacacttagtgctgtacaatttaaacccgcacacttagtgccaatcttgtcaccgtgtccatttatacccgcacacttagtgccgtgaccaataccttatgcattttgctgcctttatacattcaacaatggcatcattccatacacatacattttcatttacacatcaattcattaaacacaattgcatatatattatgatcatttaaatcaataccaaatatatgcttaatgacttacctcggatgttgtcgcatgcgctttcaatggctattcaattactttgtctttcccttgtccaactttgatcctttgagttcttgagctagttcacacaaatttaacttattaaaacctcattatgctagcttatggcgaatatgacaaggagtttaaatggtcatatggccacccttttgcttggatacacattggtcat contains the following coding sequences:
- the LOC108466468 gene encoding uncharacterized protein LOC108466468 → MAPHPHPLKQSSITPFPLLFPSTQFSSPNNMVHSHLSLADHIGRRLNDSCGYAMNHVQNTTQNYANYMSLNTMEGTEYDSGASTPPLWRNSPSRSPPHRPNIDYRCLSPSSKAEAIARGQRELMEMVSKMPEACYELSLRDLVEHQPLAVESKQESFAERRGLINGENKKKKQKNPKPQIKRSGSLDNGGFLLKMVFPISLGTNKKKNKKKNDCDANKNCKLSPKPTVLDASGKSVDKEWWKKRSGSNESESGGSTINSGSTRSIRSSSTSSSSSSCRSISNSSRSHKRGGCLAFILARKAKSSR